The genomic interval CCGCCCGGCGGACAACGTGCCGCAACAACCTCAAGCAAATCGGTCTGGCACTGCACAACTACGTCGGTTCGTTCACGACGTTTCCCCCCGGCAGCACGAGCATCATTGATTATGGTGTCTGGAGCTCGAATCCCAGCCAGTATCATCTGCACAGTTGGGCCAGCCTGATTTTGCCGTACCTCGATCAGGCAAATCTGCAGAATCAGGTGAACTACAATCTTTCGGCTCTCGACCCGCAAAATGTCACCGCCGCCTCGAAAAAGATCGCCAGCTATCGATGTCCGACCTACGTCGGCAATGACTATTCTCAAGACCCGCTCTACGTCGCATTGTCACCGACGTACGCCTTGCGAAACTATGTGGCCATTGGATCAACGACCGTTGGTAATCTGTGGAAAAGTCCTGACGGCGTGATTTACGCCCAGTCAAAAACCCGTATGGCAGACATCACCGATGGAACGTCATCGACTGTGCTGGTCGCAGAAACGCGCGAAGAAAATGCCGCTGTCTGGATCGATGGCGGCACCGCCGCATTAACATCGCGACGATACGACGATAGCAATGCCCCCAGCTATGCCGCCCCCGAAATCGCCATCAACTATACGCCGTACTACAACGCGGCGGGGCAGGGGATCGATTGCCTGTGGGCCGCTTCCAGCCAGCACTTCGGCGGAGCCCACCACCTGTTCGGAGACGGCAGCGTGCGTTACCTGTCTCAGAATTTGAGTGCGGTCGTCTACGACGGTCTGGTCACCCGCGCCGGTGGCGAGATCGTGTCCGACAGCTCCTATTGAACACGACAGCGCCGACACTCGCACTTCGTTCGATGGTCCTTCTTGCTCTCGTGACTCCTCCTTGCTCTCGTCACCATGGAACACGAGCCACAACGCTCACGCCTCATGCTCCAATGAATGGAATCCACTTCCGGTTCTCGTCGAACCAGCGTCGTAAGGCCGACGACGCAGGTTCAGCGGCGAGAGACAATTCGTCACCACGGACGAAACGCATCCGCAGCCCCCACGTCGCGCGAGACAGAA from Schlesneria paludicola DSM 18645 carries:
- a CDS encoding DUF1559 family PulG-like putative transporter, translated to MPRALQRVANRKRAFTLIELLCVIAIIAVLIALLLPAVQQAREAARRTTCRNNLKQIGLALHNYVGSFTTFPPGSTSIIDYGVWSSNPSQYHLHSWASLILPYLDQANLQNQVNYNLSALDPQNVTAASKKIASYRCPTYVGNDYSQDPLYVALSPTYALRNYVAIGSTTVGNLWKSPDGVIYAQSKTRMADITDGTSSTVLVAETREENAAVWIDGGTAALTSRRYDDSNAPSYAAPEIAINYTPYYNAAGQGIDCLWAASSQHFGGAHHLFGDGSVRYLSQNLSAVVYDGLVTRAGGEIVSDSSY